In the genome of Limanda limanda chromosome 15, fLimLim1.1, whole genome shotgun sequence, one region contains:
- the LOC133020340 gene encoding tripartite motif-containing protein 16-like produces the protein RFCCSICVDLLKDPVTTVCGHSYCKSCINTHWDKEEERGSYSCPQCRETFTPRPVLEKNTMLADLVEELKKTGLQAAPADHCSAGPNDVACDVCTGKKRKAHLQPHLQSPPLKKHKLVEPSEKLQENICSRHDEVMKMFCLTDQQCICYLCSVDEHKDHDTVSAAAERTERQRELGLRRQTIQQRVQDTEKDVKLLQQEEEGVNGSADKAVEDSEEIFTELIRLLEKRSSDVKQQIRSQQETEVSRVRELQERLEKEITELKRKDHILKELSDTEDHADFLRYSQEITLDPNTAHTHLLLSEGNRKVTWMCEDQSYSDHPDRFTDFYQVLSRESLTGRCYWEVEVGVGVVCVAVTYKNISRAGRSKECIFGFNDKSWSLYCYRNRYEFYYSNIDTPVSGPVSSRVGVYLDHSAGVLSFYSVSDTMTLLHRVQTTFTQPLYAGVWVKYGAATEFCTLK, from the exons agattctgctgttcgatctgtgtggatctactgaaggatccggtgactactgtctgtggacacagctactgtaagagctgtattaacacccactgggacaaagaggaggagagaggaagctacagctgtcctcagtgtagagagaccttcacaccgaggcctgtcctggagaaaaacaccatgttagctgatttagtggaggagctgaagaagactggactccaagctgctcctgctgatcactgctctgctggacctaatgatgtggcctgtgatgtctgcactggaaAAAAACGGAAAgctcacctccagcctcatcttcagtcccctccattgaagaagcacaagctggtggagccctcagagaagctccaggagaacatctgctctcgtcacgacgaggtgatgaagatgttctgcctcactgatcagcagtgtatctgttatctctgctctgtggatgaacataaagaccacgacacagtgtcagctgcagcagaaaggactgagaggcagagagagctcgggctgaggagacaaacaatccagcagagagtccaggacacagagaaagacgtgaagctgcttcaacaggaggaggagggcgtcaatggctctgctgataaagcagtggaggacagtgaggagatcttcactgagctgatccgtctgctggagaaaagaagctctgatgtgaagcagcagatcagatcccagcaggaaactgaagtgagtcgagtcagagagcttcaggagagactggagaaggagatcactgagctgaagaggaaagaccatatACTGAAggagctctcagacacagaggatcac gctgacttcttaagatattcacaggaaatcacactggatccaaacacagcacacacacatctgttattatctgagggaaacagaaaagtaacatggatgtgtgaagatcagtcttattctgatcacccagacagattcactgatttttatcaggtcctgagtagagagagtctgactggacgttgttactgggaggtggaggtgggggtgggagtagtttgtgtagcagtcacatacaagaatatcagcagagcaggacgcTCAAAGGAATGtatatttggattcaatgataaatcttggtcattatattgttatagaAACAGATATGAATTTTATTACAGCAACATCGacactccagtgtcaggtcccgtgtcctccagagtaggagtgtacctggatcacagtgcaggtgttctgtccttctacagcgtctctgacaccatgactctcctccacagagtccaaaccacattcactcagcctctctatgctggagtttgggTTAAGTATGGAGCCGCAACTGAGTTCTGTacactcaaatag
- the wipf1b gene encoding WAS/WASL-interacting protein family member 1, with translation MPAPPPPPPPGPPPPPTFSVANTTKPNLKGSEQRGRNALLTDISKGAKLKKAVTNDRSSPLIDQPKGGGGGGGGGRGGGGGGGGGGGGGGGGGGGGGSLGGLFAGGMPKLKSAGNRGTSDSAPSRGPVLPPGGRSAGPSPFGGPPKLPGAPGGGGRSSTPGGRHNFSSRPETPGGAPPPVPNTPRPTQTFPSRGGPPPPSLPGGPRPGPASIPVTPSVPPGRHGPLPPPPGGSSPGSRPGFSAPPPPPPGSSRPPVPAAPGGRPPLPDDRPPPPPVGGHRPSMPRDMPPPPPSVNSKPPPSVSSSLSPRSSPGGGGPPLPPGRPALPPTPAGADDNSTPRLPQRNLSLSSLGQAPPHSRTGPLPPPPNERPPPLGRIPSVRSGPLPPPPPSGRSVGGGSVRSSPAPSPIGRPAPDPHRGGGRPPLPPDRPGAGGAPPPPPPPMGNGFQNSHHNQVQDEWECRFTFHPVSDLPPPEPYVPFQKSYPSKIGKTDSRGSGKKERGAPPLPPIPR, from the exons atgccagccccgccccccccaccgccccccgggcccccccctcctcccaccttcTCTGTT gccaacacaaccaaacccAACCTGAAAGGCTCGGAGCAGCGGGGTCGGAACGCTCTGTTGACGGACATCTCTAAAGGAGCCAAATTAAAGAAAGCTGTGACCAACGACCGCAGCTCGCCGCTCATTGACC AAccgaaaggaggaggaggtggaggaggaggaggcagaggcggaggtggaggaggaggaggaggtggtggtggaggaggaggtggaggaggaggaggaggaagtttaGGAGGTCTGTTTGCAGGAGGGATGCCGAAACTGAAGTCTGCAGGAAACCGAGGCACATCTG acTCTGCACCCAGCCGGGGTCCCGTGCTCCCCCCGGGGGGCCGCTCCGCAGGCCCCTCCCCCTTCGGCGGACCACCTAAACTCCCAGGAGCCCCTGGTGGCGGCGGGCGGAGCAGCACCCCCGGGGGACGCCACAACTTCTCCTCCAGACCAGAGACTCCAggcggcgcccccccccctgtgcccAACACACCTCGACCCACCCAGACCTTCCCGTCCCGGGGGGGTCCGCCCCCCCCATCGCTCCCTGGAGGACCCCGGCCCGGCCCGGCCTCCATTCCCGTCACTCCCAGTGTCCCCCCAGGGAGACACggacccctcccccccccaccgggAGGCTCCTCCCCCGGGTCCAGACCGGGCttctctgcacccccccctcctcctccgggcAGCAGCCGCCCCCCCGTGCCCGCGGCTCCTGGAGGGAGGCCCCCGCTTCCCGACGACCGGCCCCCCCCACCGCCTGTGGGGGGTCACCGGCCCTCCATGCCCCGCGacatgccccccccacccccctccgtCAACTCCAAACCTCCCCCCTCCGTCTCCAGCTCCTTGTCTCCTCGCTCCTCACCCGGTGGGGGGGGGCCTCCTCTCCCACCGGGCCGACCGGCTCTCCCACCCACCCCGGCCGGGGCGGACGACAACAGCACCCCCCGCCTGCCCCAGAGGAACCTCTCGCTCAGCAG CCTCGGTCAAGCTCCGCCCCACAGCCGGACAGGAccgctcccccccccgcccaacGAGAGGCCGCCCCCTCTCGGGAGGATCCCGTCAGTACGCTcag ggcctcttcctcccccccctccctcagggCGCAGCGTGGGCGGTGGCAGTGTGAGGTCATCGCCTGCTCCCTCTCCGATTGGTCGGCCCGCCCCGGATCCCCATCGCGGTGGCGGTAGACCCCCCCTACCTCCAGACAGGCCCGGGGCGGGAggagcccctccccctcctccgccACCCATGGGCAACGGCTTCCAGAACTCTCACCACAACCAGGTCCAGG acgAGTGGGAGTGTCGCTTCACCTTCCACCCGGTGTCGGACCTGCCCCCCCCGGAGCCCTACGTGCCCTTCCAGAAGAGCTACCCCAGCAAGATCGGCAAGACTGACAGCAGAG GTTCTGGtaaaaaggagagaggagctcctcctcttcctccgatACCCaggtga